In Natronorubrum halophilum, the genomic window CGTCATCTCCCTCGATGCCGAACTCGGCTGGGGATTTCACGACCTTACGGACCCACCGAGCGAGCGGGTCGAATCGGGCCGCCGCGGCTGGAACGTCATGCTCGAGTTACTCGAGGAGTTCGACGTCCCGGCGACGTGGGCCGTCGTCGGCCACCTCATGCTCGAGTCCTGTGACGGCACGCACGCCGATCACCCTGCACCGCCGGGCTGGTTCGACCGCGAACGCGGCGAGTGGCGCGACCGCGAGGATCTCCGCTTCGGCCCCGACCTCGTCACGGACATCCTCGAGGCCGACGTCGACCACGAGTTCGCCAGCCACTCGTTTTCTCACGTGCTCTTCGGGAGACCCGAGACGGATCGCCAACTCGCCGTCGCCGAACTCGAGCGCAGTACCGAGATCGCCGCCGCGTGGGACCAGACCGTCGACTCGTTCATCTATCCGCGCAACGACGTCGGTCACCGCGACGTGTTGGCCGACTACGGCGTTTCGGCCTACCGCGGCAAATCGCCGACTCGAGACGGCGTTCGCGGCGTCTTCGATTCGACCGTCCGCGATCACTCGATGGTCGTCGAACCCGAGATCGACGAGTACGGACTGGTCAACGTTCCGGCCTCGATGTTCCTCTTCGGCTTCGAGGGGCCAGCACGGACCGTCGCCGAGTCGATCTGGACCGACCCCATGCTCGAACTGGCTCGCCGAGGTATCGACGATGCAGTACGATCGGACGGGATCTTCCACATGTGGCTTCACCCGAACAATCTGACGAACGAACGGGACGATCGTCGCATGCGAGCGATCCTCGCCTATATCGAGCGCCGCCGATCGGAGACCGATCTCACCGTCGAAACGATGTGCGACGTTGCGAAGCGAGTCACGCAGTCGCGCGGGGTCGACGGAACCGAAAGCGGCGTCGACGCGCAGGCGAGAGCGAGCTGGAACTGACCGCCGTCGCCGTCGACGCAACGGTCGAGCAGAGCGCCGTCGTCGGAACCGCTCGCGTGAATGGAGGTGCTACTCGCCGGTTCC contains:
- a CDS encoding polysaccharide deacetylase family protein — protein: MGSVVISLDAELGWGFHDLTDPPSERVESGRRGWNVMLELLEEFDVPATWAVVGHLMLESCDGTHADHPAPPGWFDRERGEWRDREDLRFGPDLVTDILEADVDHEFASHSFSHVLFGRPETDRQLAVAELERSTEIAAAWDQTVDSFIYPRNDVGHRDVLADYGVSAYRGKSPTRDGVRGVFDSTVRDHSMVVEPEIDEYGLVNVPASMFLFGFEGPARTVAESIWTDPMLELARRGIDDAVRSDGIFHMWLHPNNLTNERDDRRMRAILAYIERRRSETDLTVETMCDVAKRVTQSRGVDGTESGVDAQARASWN